gtgtcttctatttttatttgctgtatcTGGCAACCCTAGTGGGGAGGGGGCCTGTGGGTGGTTCTGGGGATTCAGTGGTGCATGGGGAGGGGTTGGGGAATGTTGTGAGGATGCAATGGAGCCTGGGGAGGGtatgggtggggaggaggtggtCTTGGGTGCAGAGAGGGGCCCAGGGCTCACCGGCAGATGATCTTCTCTGTGCGGATGGCCCGATTTCCCACCCCAAGTCGGAGCTTGCGGTTGAGTTGAAGCGCAAACCACACGTCGGAGCGCTCGGGAGTCAGGTCCCATGCTGTGTCCCCCTCTTTGTTCCGCAGCTCAGGGTTGGCCCCACGTGACAGGAATAACCTGAAGAGGGGACAGGATGCCCAATGCAGGGTCTGAGGCTGCAAGAAGTGGGGGCAGGGGCATCAAGGGCGGGGCAGGGGCTCACAGCACGCAGTCATGGTAGCTCTCCCGAGCTGCGATGTGCAGGGGGGTGTCCCCATGGTAGTTGACAGCATGGAGGTCACAGCGCGCATTCAGAAGGACTTCGGCGATGGCGGCGCTGCCCGTGAAGGAGGCCCAGTGCAGGCAGATGTTCTCCTCCTGTGGAGGTAGGAGGGGAACAGATGAGGTGCAGGCAGCTGGGCCCTTGAATCCAGCCTCCACCTTGCTCAGGGGCCTGGGGCTGCCCTACCTCAACCAAACGCTCACTCACGTTGTCAGTGAGGGTGACGTCGGCGCCCCGCGTCAGTAGCATGCGGATCACCTCGATGTGCTTGTGCTCTGCAGCCCAGATGATGGGCGTCCACCCCCCACTGTCCTGTgggtgggaagggagtgagggtgGGGGCAGCTGGCCCTGCTCACCAAAGCAGCAAATGGTCAAGATTGGCTGTGTGtgtgaatcccagctccaccattcACAAGCTGTGGGACcctgggtaagtcacttaacGTCTCTGGGTCgcagtttcttcatctaaaaaatgGGACTAGtagggtcgggcgcggtggctcatgcctgtaatcccagcactttgggaggccgaggcgggcggatcacgaggtcaggagatggaggccattgtggccaacacggtgaaaccctgtctctactaaaaaatagaaaaaattagctgggcgtggtggcaggcgcctgtagtcccagctactagggaggctgaggcagaatggcgtgaacccgggaggcggagcttgcagtgagccaagatcgtgccactgcactccagcctgggcgacagagcaagactccgtctcaaaaaacaaacaaacaaaaatgggacTAGTAGCGTCTACCATCTGAtgccagagagaaaataaagtaattgTTCTCTTTCCAAAAAATACAGCCAGGAGCTGGtcatggaggtgcatgcctgtagtcccagctactcatgtgactgagatgggagggttgcttgagcccaggatttcgaggctgcagagagctatgactGTCTGTGAACTgctactgtacttcagcctgggtgacatagcaagaccctgtctcttaaaagaaaaaacgAACAAAAATTTCCTAAGTCTGCCCACTCAAAAGTCCTAGAAGCAGCGACAACCCAATAACAATAAACACTCCTAGGAACATAGATTGTATTCTCTAAAAAATGCttctggccgggcgctgtggctcacgaggtcaggagttcaagatcagcctggccaatatggtgaaaccccgtctctactaaaaatacaaaaattagccgggcatggtggtgggcgcctgtaatcccagctactcgggaggctgaggcaggagaatggcgtgaacctgggaggcggagcttgcagtaagctgtgatcacgccattgcactccagcctgggcaacagagtgagactccgtctcaaaaaaaaaaaaaaaagtttcccataAAGGAAGCAGAGTTTCTTAGAGAAATGGTGGATTCTGAGTTGGGGGCAGGAAATGTGCTGAAAGGTCAGGAGGCTCTCAAAGGCCACTGGGCCACTGGGTCATGTCACAGCCACAGAGGCCTCTTAAAGGGGCTTCTTCTGGACAATGATGGAATAATTCAAAGACTGAGAAGAATGCCAATAAATGACTAAAACACATCCAATGTATGACAACCCAAGAGTTAATAAAAAGCCTCACTGGACACTTTCAGAGATTAAGACAGGAACTGATTATTCTGAAACttgataaagagaaagaaacgagaaagaaaagaatgaagagaaatacaaatgaggaagaagaaagcaaTGAGGACAGACACGAGCAGTGTGAGGTCAGATGTAGGAAAGGCGGCCCAAAGCCTGAGGCCAAGCCAAGGAACCCAGGCACCAGGGACccagaggggctgggctgggtgggccGCTGACCTGGGCGTTGACGTCCACCTGTCCTGTGCTCAGCAGCAGGCTGACCATCTCCAAGTTCCCGATTTTGGCTGCGTGGTGGAGGCAGGTGGAACCGTCCTCCTCCTGAGGGAGACACGGGCAAATGAGCCTTTGGGCTGGCACCCCAAACCTGGTCCCTGACTCCGGGGGCCACGCCCTGCTGCCTGCGCGCACACCTTGCTATAGACACAGCCACCACGCTGCACCATGTAACGGGCTACCTCCAGGTGGTTGTTCACCACGGCCTCCATCAGTGGCGTCCGCTGCTGTTTGTCCACTGCATTTATGTTGGCTCCAGCCTGTGAGGGGGCAGGAGGGCTGGCACCAGGGAGgcatggggcaggggaggggcctAAGGGCCTGGTGAATGAGGCATGGGGCCGGGCCCGTGCTGACCTGCAGCAGCACATGGCAGATCTCCACGGAGCCCTTCTGGGCGGCTGCATGCAGGGGCGTGCGCTTGCTCTGCTGGTCGCTCTGGAAGTTGGGGTCCAGGTTGTCCACTGCGGGGAGAGCCCGCCACACCGGGAGAGGGAGGGACAAGTGGTAAGCAAGCTAGGGGGCAGGTGGCACTTCTTTCAGGAAGGCTTCTCAGGGCCCCAAGCTGGATCAGGGCCCCTCCTGGCATTCTCCGAGCTTGCCTCCACCACAGCATTTATCAGAATAAGGAGTCAAAGGCATCAGCTCTGCCTGAATTCAAACCCTGCCTTGCTTCTCAGTACCACTGTGCACTGTGCAAGGTCCCTAACCTCTCTGTGCAAGCCAAGGCTAACAGGTATAAGCACTCAGAACAGGACCCAGCACCTATGAGTCACCACATCCCCATCGTTATGGGTTACATGTGTCTTTTCCCCACCACACTAAGTCCTTCAGGGCAAGGACTGTGTCCTTCACGACTGTACTCCTGGCCCTGTACCCAGTGCCTGGTATATACATGAAGCTTGGTCAAGGTCTGCTGAAGGAATGGGTGGCACTCACACAGCATCAGGATCACCTTCTGCAGCTCGCCCTGCTTCACGGACAGGTACAACTGCCGAGGGTGGAAACGGAGCTTCTTCCGCCTGCCAAGGGAGCACGGGAGCGGGGAGAGAAGGGGAGCTCCTCAGATTCCAGCATCAGCCTCGACACcactcctctggcctcagccccaGTTGCTGTGCCTGAGCAACTCCCCACTCACCTCTCTGACTCCTGGATGACCAGGGCCTTTTCCAGGGCCTCCCGGCCTGGCCCCAGTGGCAGCCCCACGGCTGAAAGGCAGCCCCCATTGGGCAGGGTCAGGGAGGGCCCTGAGCTGTCAATGGTGTCAGCCAGGGGATCGCAGGGCGGGCGCCGGGGTTCCCCATGCCCTCGCATCCGGGCACTGTGGAAGAAGGAGCTCATGTCCAGGAGCAataggggtgggggagggaacaGACAGTACAGAAGGGGGAGGCCAGTACCTGGGCTGAGAAGTGTCTGCTCTCCCGGGGACATCCTGGGACAGGGGTGGGGGTGCAGGAGCTGCAGTGCCGGCCGGTGGGGTCACCCCGTCACCCCGGGGGATGGTCACCTCTTGAGCTTCAGAAGCATCCTCCCCACAGTGGGGACAGAAGACCATCCCATTCAGCTGAGACACACAGGCCTTGTGGAAGCGGTGGGCCACACGGAAGTCAGGGTGGCACTCCAGGAAGGTGCCCTGGGAGCAGGGAAACAACATGGTCAGGTTACTGGGGCCCCCTCTGCCACAGGGCATGCTACCTGTCTGCCCCACTGGTCACTCACCGCCGTGCAGAAGTAGCCGCAGCCCGGGCAGCAGTGGTGTTTGACCATGCGGGCGCGGTGGGTCTCACAGAGCACCATCAGGGCCACACGGCTGGATGGCCTCATGGTCTCCCGCTTGAGGATGGCGGCATTGCAGCCTGACAGCTGTGCGCAGTGAGGATGGGTGAGAAGAGAGCGTGAGGCTGGGGCCGGGGACTGGACGCCCTGGCACCTCTCCCACCAGCCCACGGCCCCACCTCTCCGTCCACACTCTCAGTGGCCATGCACTTGTGCCCCGCCCTCTCGCTGATGCGGTCAATCTTGGGTGCCTCCATGCGGCAGCTGCACAGGGGCAACTCCTCAAACCCTCGCTCTGTCTCCAGCGAAGATGTGTCATTGGACACCCCTTGGATGGAGGAAAAGAGGAGCTGAGGGAGGCTCTGCACCTCACCTACTGGGACCCCTGGCGGGTCCTCTCACTCCCTCCCTACCCCACCCCGCCATGCCCCAGAACCCCTAAAGCCTGGCCATGGACACCCCGGCTCTGGCGTGgttcccctccttccctttccctcctgccCTGAGGTCGCCCCCTAGTGGCTCCCTGTCCCGGCAATTGGCAATTACCAGCGTGGTTGGGGGAGAGGGTCCCCTCGCTGGGCAGCTCCAGGGACCCCAGAGGGACCTCCATGTACTCACTGGGGCCTGAGGAGCCCACACCATTCACTcctgacacagagacagagagagtgagagtgcGAGCTCACAGGTGCCTGGACGCGTGGGTACATGCAGGTGGACATGCGAgagcgtgtgtgtgcgtgcacacactctggggggccgggcgggggctggAGGGCACCCAAAAGCAGCAGAGCCTCCTCACCTCGTGGCTCCTTGGCCCGCGGAGGCTCCCGCTTGCGCCGTTTCCGAGACGGCTTCACCCATGGGCTGTCTTTTCGCCATTTCTTCTTGGCCTTGCGCCGGCCACTGGAACCACTctgggaagggggaggaggaggagttagGAACCCTCACCCCCAGGGGCCCCCCCAACACCTTCAGGACCAGACCTCCAGCCCCATAGTCTCCCACTCCTCTGGAGATATCAGCCTCCGTCTCTTACCCTATCTGACTGATTCCCTGactcctcatcttcctcttcttcttcctcttcctcctcctcttcctcttcttcttcttcctcctcttcctcctcctcctcttcacttAGTTGTTCAGTTAGAGCTTCAACTTCAGACTGGGAGAGAGGCAGAACAGACATATCCAACCCCCAGGACTCAGACAATGAGGTGAGTAaagaaaaccaccaccaccattgccCCCCGCCACTACCCACGGATGGCTGCTGGGGATAAGTGTGGGTAGCAGAGGAGACAAAGGGCCACATAAAGAGAGGGtgcatggaatattacacagcagtGAAAAAGTTACAGACAGCAATGTGCACAGATCTTGGTAATGTgatattaagttaaaaaacaaaaagcaagtacCAGAAGATAAACATACTTTGATACCCCTTTTATGATGTTCATAAACAGGCAAGACCACCAATGGTTGCTAAAAACACTAGACACAAAGCTCATGAGAAACTTTATATGAAAGGTTCAGGCTGACATCACCTGAACCCACTGGTCAATCTTATCACTAACAAGAAAAATGACCAGATTAGATGTTCCATGCATCCTGATGTGATGTGGCCAGAAGCACTTGCACCCACTGTCAAGTCTTCTTGGCACCTGAAGCTGATTCCGCCTCTAGATCTATCAGTTTACAAGAAATATGGGCAGAGAGGATGTGTCAATCTCCACCCAATCAGCCAACTCCTAAATGTGAAAAATTCTGTAGGACAACTGAGCTGGTTTCTTTGacaaataaatggcaaaaaaaaaaaatctttcttatttatttattgagttttgctcttgttgcccaggctgcattgcaatggtgtgatctcagctcactgcaacctccacctcctggattcaagcaattctcttgcctcagcctcctgagtagctgggattataggcacccgccaccacacccagctaattttcgtatttttattagagatgtgttttcaccatgttggctaggctggtctcaaactcctgacctcaggtgatccacctgcctcccaaagtgctgggattacaggcgtgagccaccacgcctgggccaaaaaatttttttttagaagatgaggaaatcaggccaggtgtggtggctcacgcctgtaatcccagcgctttgggaggccgaggtgggcagatcacgagatcaggagtttgagaccagcctggccNNNNNNNNNNNNNNNNNNNNNNNNNNNNNNNNNNNNNNNNNNNNNNNNNNNNNNNNNNNNNNNNNNNNNNNNNNNNNNNNNNNNNNNNNNNNNNNNNNNNNNNNNNNNNNNNNNNNNNNNNNNNNNNNNNNNNNNNNNNNNNNNNNNNNNNNNNNNNNNNNNNNNNNNNNNNNNNNNNNNNNNNNNNNNNNNNNNNNNNNNNNNNNNNNNNNNNNNNNNNNNNNNNNNNNNNNNNNNNNNNNNNNNNNNNNNNNNNNNNNNNNNNNNNNNNNNNNNNNNNNNNNNNNNNNNNNNNNNNNNNNNNNNNNNNNNNNNNNNNNNNNNNNNNNNNNNNNNNNNNNNNNNNNNNNNNNNNNNNNNNNNNNNNNNNNNNNNNNNNNNNNNNNNNNNNNNNNNNNNNNNNNNNNNNNNNNNNNNNNNNNNNNNNNNNNNNNNNNNNNNNNNNNNNNNNNNNNNNNNNNNNNNNNNNNNNNNNNNNNNNNNNNNNNNNNNNNNNNNNNNNNNNNNNNNNNNNNNNNNNNNNNNNNNNNNNNNNNNNNNNNNNNNNNNNNNNNNNNNNNNNNNNNNNNNNNNNNNNNNNNNNNNNNNNNNNNNNNNNNNNNNNNNNNNNNNNNNNNNNNNNNNNNNNNNNNNNNNNNNNNNNNNNNNNNNNNNNNNNNNNNNNNNNNNNNNNNNNNNNNNNNNNNNNNNNNNNNNNNNNNNNNNNNNNNNNNNNNNNNNNNNNNNNNNNNNNNNNNNNNNNNNNNNNNNNNNNNNNNNNNNNNNNNNNNNNNNNNNNNNNNNNNNNNNNNNNNNNNNNNNNNNNNNNNNNNNNNNNNNNNNNNNNNNNNNNNNNNNNNNNNNNNNNNNNNNNNNNNNNNNNNNNNNNNNNNNNNNNNNNNNNNNNNNNNNNNNNNNNNNNNNNNNNNNNNNNNNNNNNNNNNNNNNNNNNNNNNNNNNNNNNNNNNNNNNNNNNNNNNNNNNNNNNNNNNNNNNNNNNNNNNNNNNNNNNNNNNNNNNNNNNNNNNNNNNNNNNNNNNNNNNNNNNNNNNNNNNNNNNNNNNNNNNNNNNNNNNNNNNNNNNNNNNNNNNNNNNNNNNNNNNNNNNNNNNNNNNNNNNNNNNNNNNNNNNNNNNNNNNNNNNNNNNNNNNNNNNNNNNNNNNNNNNNNNNNNNNNNNNNNNNNNNNNNNNNNNNNNNNNNNNNNNNNNNNNNNNNNNNNNNNNNNNNNNNNNNNNNNNNNNNNNNNNNNNNNNNNNNNNNNNNNNNNNNNNNNNNNNNNNNNNNNNNNNNNNNNNNNNNNNNNNNNNNNNNNNNNNNNNNNNNNNNNNNNNNNNNNNNNNNNNNNNNNNNNNNNNNNNNNNNNNNNNNNNNNNNNNNNNNNNNNNNNNNNNNNNNNNNNNNNNNNNNNNNNNNNNNNNNNNNNNNNNNNNNNNNNNNNNNNNNNNNNNNNNNNNNNNNNNNNNNNNNNNNNNNNNNNNNNNNNNNNNNNNNNNNNNNNNNNNNNNNNNNNNNNNNNNNNNNNNNNNNNNNNNNNNNNNNNNNNNNNNNNNNNNNNNNNNNNNNNNNNNNNNNNNNNNNNNNNNNNNNNNNNNNNNNNNNNNNNNNNNNNNNNNNNNNNNNNNNNNNNNNNNNNNNNNNNNNNNNNNNNNNNNNNNNNNNNNNNNNNNNNNNNNNNNNNNNNNNNNNNNNNNNNNNNNNNNNNNNNNNNNNNNNNNNNNNNNNNNNNNNNNNNNNNNNNNNNNNNNNNNNNNNNNNNNNNNNNNNNNNNNNNNNNNNNNNNNNNNNNNNNNNNNNNNNNNNNNNNNNNNNNNNNNNNNNNNNNNNNNNNNNNNNNNNNNNN
This Homo sapiens chromosome 6 genomic scaffold, GRCh38.p14 alternate locus group ALT_REF_LOCI_7 HSCHR6_MHC_SSTO_CTG1 DNA region includes the following protein-coding sequences:
- the EHMT2 gene encoding histone-lysine N-methyltransferase EHMT2 isoform d (isoform d is encoded by transcript variant 4; The RefSeq protein has 18 substitutions, 3 frameshifts and aligns at 94% coverage compared to this genomic sequence), producing MSDDVHSLGKVTSDLAKRRKLNSGGGLSEELGSARRSGEVTLTKGDPGSLEEWETVVGDDFSLYYDSYSVDERVDSDSKSEVEALTEQLSEEEEEEEEEEEEEEEEEEEEEEEEDEESGNQSDRSGSSGRRKAKKKWRKDSPWVKPSRKRRKREPPRAKEPRGVNGVGSSGPSEYMEVPLGSLELPSEGTLSPNHAGVSNDTSSLETERGFEELPLCSCRMEAPKIDRISERAGHKCMATESVDGELSGCNAAILKRETMRPSSRVALMVLCETHRARMVKHHCCPGCGYFCTAGTFLECHPDFRVAHRFHKACVSQLNGMVFCPHCGEDASEAQEVTIPRGDGVTPPAGTAAPAPPPLSQDVPGRADTSQPSARMRGHGEPRRPPCDPLADTIDSSGPSLTLPNGGCLSAVGLPLGPGREALEKALVIQESERRKKLRFHPRQLYLSVKQGELQKVILMLLDNLDPNFQSDQQSKRTPLHAAAQKGSVEICHVLLQAGANINAVDKQQRTPLMEAVVNNHLEVARYMVQRGGCVYSKEEDGSTCLHHAAKIGNLEMVSLLLSTGQVDVNAQDSGGWTPIIWAAEHKHIEVIRMLLTRGADVTLTDNVSERLVEEENICLHWASFTGSAAIAEVLLNARCDLHAVNYHGDTPLHIAARESYHDCVLLFLSRGANPELRNKEGDTAWDLTPERSDVWFALQLNRKLRLGVGNRAIRTEKIICRDVARGYENVPIPCVNGVDGEPCPEDYKYISENCETSTMNIDRNITHLQHCTCVDDCSSSNCLCGQLSIRCWYDKDGRLLQEFNKIEPPLIFECNQACSCWRNCKNRVVQSGIKVRLQLYRTAKMGWGVRALQTIPQGTFICEYVGELISDAEADVREDDSYLFDLDNKDGEVYCIDARYYGNISRFINHLCDPNIIPVRVFMLHQDLRFPRIAFFSSRDIRTGEELGFDYGDRFWDIKSKYFTCQCGSEKCKHSAEAIALEQSRLARLDPHPELLPELGSLPPVNT
- the EHMT2 gene encoding histone-lysine N-methyltransferase EHMT2 isoform k (isoform k is encoded by transcript variant 11; The RefSeq protein has 1 substitution and aligns at 79% coverage compared to this genomic sequence), whose product is MAAAAGAAAAAAAEGEAPAEMGALLLEKETRGATERVHGSLGDTPRSEETLPKATPDSLEPAGPSSPASVTVTVGDEGADTPVGATPLIGDESENLEGDGDLRGGRILLGHATKSFPSSPSKGGSCPSRAKMSMTGAGKSPPSVQSLAMRLLSMPGAQGAAAAGSEPPPATTSPEGQPKVHRARKTMSKPGNGQPPVPEKRPPEIQHFRMSDDVHSLGKVTSDLAKRRKLNSGGGLSEVEALTEQLSEEEEEEEEEEEEEEEEEEEEEEEEDEESGNQSDRSGSSGRRKAKKKWRKDSPWVKPSRKRRKREPPRAKEPRGVSNDTSSLETERGFEELPLCSCRMEAPKIDRISERAGHKCMATESVDGELSGCNAAILKRETMRPSSRVALMVLCETHRARMVKHHCCPGCGYFCTAGTFLECHPDFRVAHRFHKACVSQLNGMVFCPHCGEDASEAQEVTIPRGDGVTPPAGTAAPAPPPLSQDVPGRADTSQPSARMRGHGEPRRPPCDPLADTIDSSGPSLTLPNGGCLSAVGLPLGPGREALEKALVIQESERRKKLRFHPRQLYLSVKQGELQKVILMLLDNLDPNFQSDQQSKRTPLHAAAQKGSVEICHVLLQAGANINAVDKQQRTPLMEAVVNNHLEVARYMVQRGGCVYSKEEDGSTCLHHAAKIGNLEMVSLLLSTGQVDVNAQDSGGWTPIIWAAEHKHIEVIRMLLTRGADVTLTDNEENICLHWASFTGSAAIAEVLLNARCDLHAVNYHGDTPLHIAARESYHDCVLLFLSRGANPELRNKEGDTAWDLTPERSDVWFALQLNRKLRLGVGNRAIRTEKIICRDVARGYENVPIPCVNGVDGEPCPEDYKYISENCETSTMNIDRNITHLQHCTCVDDCSSSNCLCGQLSIRCWYDKDGRLLQEFNKIEPPLIFECNQACSCWRNCKNRVVQSGIKVRLQLYRTAKMGWGVRALQTIPQGTFICEYVGELISDAEADVREDDSYLFDLDNKDGEVYCIDARYYGNISRFINHLCDPNIIPVRVFMLHQDLRFPRIAFFSSRDIRTGEELGFDYGDRFWDIKSKYFTCQCGSEKCKHSAEAIALEQSRLARLDPHPELLPELGSLPPVNT
- the EHMT2 gene encoding histone-lysine N-methyltransferase EHMT2 isoform f (isoform f is encoded by transcript variant 6; The RefSeq protein aligns at 76% coverage compared to this genomic sequence), with the translated sequence MAAAAGAAAAAAAEGEAPAEMGALLLEKETRGATERVHGSLGDTPRSEETLPKATPDSLEPAGPSSPASVTVTVGDEGADTPVGATPLIGDESENLEGDGDLRGGRILLGHATKSFPSSPSKGGSCPSRAKMSMTGAGKSPPSVQSLAMRLLSMPGAQGAAAAGSEPPPATTSPEGQPKVHRARKTMSKPGNGQPPVPEKRPPEIQHFRMSDDVHSLGKVTSDLAKRRKLNSGGGLSEELGSARRSGEVTLTKGDPGSLEEWETVVGDDFSLYYDSYSVDERVDSDSKSEVEALTEQLSEEEEEEEEEEEEEEEEEEEEEEEEDEESGNQSDRSGSSGRRKAKKKWRKDSPWVKPSRKRRKREPPRAKEPRGVNGVGSSGPSEYMEVPLGSLELPSEGTLSPNHAGVSNDTSSLETERGFEELPLCSCRMEAPKIDRISERAGHKCMATESVDGELSGCNAAILKRETMRPSSRVALMVLCETHRARMVKHHCCPGCGYFCTAGTFLECHPDFRVAHRFHKACVSQLNGMVFCPHCGEDASEAQEVTIPRGDGVTPPAGTAAPAPPPLSQDVPGRADTSQPSARMRGHGEPRRPPCDPLADTIDSSGPSLTLPNGGCLSAVGLPLGPGREALEKALVIQESERRKKLRFHPRQLYLSVKQGELQKVILMLLDNLDPNFQSDQQSKRTPLHAAAQKGSVEICHVLLQAGANINAVDKQQRTPLMEAVVNNHLEVARYMVQRGGCVYSKEEDGSTCLHHAAKIGNLEMVSLLLSTGQVDVNAQDSGGWTPIIWAAEHKHIEVIRMLLTRGADVTLTDNVSERLVEEENICLHWASFTGSAAIAEVLLNARCDLHAVNYHGDTPLHIAARESYHDCVLLFLSRGANPELRNKEGDTAWDLTPERSDVWFALQLNRKLRLGVGNRAIRTEKIICRDVARGYENVPIPCVNGVDGEPCPEDYKYISENCETSTMNIDRNITHLQHCTCVDDCSSSNCLCGQLSIRCWYDKDGRLLQEFNKIEPPLIFECNQACSCWRNCKNRVVQSGIKVRLQLYRTAKMGWGVRALQTIPQGTFICEYVGELISDAEADVREDDSYLFDLDNKDGEVYCIDARYYGNISRFINHLCDPNIIPVRVFMLHQDLRFPRIAFFSSRDIRTGEELGFDYGDRFWDIKSKYFTCQCGSEKCKHSAEAIALEQSRLARLDPHPELLPELGSLPPVNT
- the EHMT2 gene encoding histone-lysine N-methyltransferase EHMT2 isoform e (isoform e is encoded by transcript variant 5; The RefSeq protein aligns at 72% coverage compared to this genomic sequence); translation: MRGLPRGRGLMRARGRGRAAPPGSRGRGRGGPHRGRGRPRSLLSLPRAQASWTPQLSTGLTSPPVPCLPSQGEAPAEMGALLLEKETRGATERVHGSLGDTPRSEETLPKATPDSLEPAGPSSPASVTVTVGDEGADTPVGATPLIGDESENLEGDGDLRGGRILLGHATKSFPSSPSKGGSCPSRAKMSMTGAGKSPPSVQSLAMRLLSMPGAQGAAAAGSEPPPATTSPEGQPKVHRARKTMSKPGNGQPPVPEKRPPEIQHFRMSDDVHSLGKVTSDLAKRRKLNSGGGLSEELGSARRSGEVTLTKGDPGSLEEWETVVGDDFSLYYDSYSVDERVDSDSKSEVEALTEQLSEEEEEEEEEEEEEEEEEEEEEEEEDEESGNQSDRSGSSGRRKAKKKWRKDSPWVKPSRKRRKREPPRAKEPRGVNGVGSSGPSEYMEVPLGSLELPSEGTLSPNHAGVSNDTSSLETERGFEELPLCSCRMEAPKIDRISERAGHKCMATESVDGELSGCNAAILKRETMRPSSRVALMVLCETHRARMVKHHCCPGCGYFCTAGTFLECHPDFRVAHRFHKACVSQLNGMVFCPHCGEDASEAQEVTIPRGDGVTPPAGTAAPAPPPLSQDVPGRADTSQPSARMRGHGEPRRPPCDPLADTIDSSGPSLTLPNGGCLSAVGLPLGPGREALEKALVIQESERRKKLRFHPRQLYLSVKQGELQKVILMLLDNLDPNFQSDQQSKRTPLHAAAQKGSVEICHVLLQAGANINAVDKQQRTPLMEAVVNNHLEVARYMVQRGGCVYSKEEDGSTCLHHAAKIGNLEMVSLLLSTGQVDVNAQDSGGWTPIIWAAEHKHIEVIRMLLTRGADVTLTDNEENICLHWASFTGSAAIAEVLLNARCDLHAVNYHGDTPLHIAARESYHDCVLLFLSRGANPELRNKEGDTAWDLTPERSDVWFALQLNRKLRLGVGNRAIRTEKIICRDVARGYENVPIPCVNGVDGEPCPEDYKYISENCETSTMNIDRNITHLQHCTCVDDCSSSNCLCGQLSIRCWYDKDGRLLQEFNKIEPPLIFECNQACSCWRNCKNRVVQSGIKVRLQLYRTAKMGWGVRALQTIPQGTFICEYVGELISDAEADVREDDSYLFDLDNKDGEVYCIDARYYGNISRFINHLCDPNIIPVRVFMLHQDLRFPRIAFFSSRDIRTGEELGFDYGDRFWDIKSKYFTCQCGSEKCKHSAEAIALEQSRLARLDPHPELLPELGSLPPVNT
- the EHMT2 gene encoding histone-lysine N-methyltransferase EHMT2 isoform g (isoform g is encoded by transcript variant 7; The RefSeq protein aligns at 75% coverage compared to this genomic sequence), coding for MAAAAGAAAAAAAEGEAPAEMGALLLEKETRGATERVHGSLGDTPRSEETLPKATPDSLEPAGPSSPASVTVTVGDEGADTPVGATPLIGDESENLEGDGDLRGGRILLGHATKSFPSSPSKGGSCPSRAKMSMTGAGKSPPSVQSLAMRLLSMPGAQGAAAAGSEPPPATTSPEGQPKVHRARKTMSKPGNGQPPVPEKRPPEIQHFRMSDDVHSLGKVTSDLAKRRKLNSGGGLSEELGSARRSGEVTLTKGDPGSLEEWETVVGDDFSLYYDSYSVDERVDSDSKSEVEALTEQLSEEEEEEEEEEEEEEEEEEEEEEEEDEESGNQSDRSGSSGRRKAKKKWRKDSPWVKPSRKRRKREPPRAKEPRGVSNDTSSLETERGFEELPLCSCRMEAPKIDRISERAGHKCMATESVDGELSGCNAAILKRETMRPSSRVALMVLCETHRARMVKHHCCPGCGYFCTAGTFLECHPDFRVAHRFHKACVSQLNGMVFCPHCGEDASEAQEVTIPRGDGVTPPAGTAAPAPPPLSQDVPGRADTSQPSARMRGHGEPRRPPCDPLADTIDSSGPSLTLPNGGCLSAVGLPLGPGREALEKALVIQESERRKKLRFHPRQLYLSVKQGELQKVILMLLDNLDPNFQSDQQSKRTPLHAAAQKGSVEICHVLLQAGANINAVDKQQRTPLMEAVVNNHLEVARYMVQRGGCVYSKEEDGSTCLHHAAKIGNLEMVSLLLSTGQVDVNAQGQLPPPSLPSHPQDSGGWTPIIWAAEHKHIEVIRMLLTRGADVTLTDNEENICLHWASFTGSAAIAEVLLNARCDLHAVNYHGDTPLHIAARESYHDCVLLFLSRGANPELRNKEGDTAWDLTPERSDVWFALQLNRKLRLGVGNRAIRTEKIICRDVARGYENVPIPCVNGVDGEPCPEDYKYISENCETSTMNIDRNITHLQHCTCVDDCSSSNCLCGQLSIRCWYDKDGRLLQEFNKIEPPLIFECNQACSCWRNCKNRVVQSGIKVRLQLYRTAKMGWGVRALQTIPQGTFICEYVGELISDAEADVREDDSYLFDLDNKDGEVYCIDARYYGNISRFINHLCDPNIIPVRVFMLHQDLRFPRIAFFSSRDIRTGEELGFDYGDRFWDIKSKYFTCQCGSEKCKHSAEAIALEQSRLARLDPHPELLPELGSLPPVNT